One stretch of Comamonas testosteroni DNA includes these proteins:
- a CDS encoding LysR family transcriptional regulator produces MIERIHLTIVREVEKQGSLTAAADVLCVTQSALSHSIKKLEGQLGLDIWLREGRNLRLTQAGQYLLAVANRVIPQLDLAESRLQQFAQGERGNLRIGMECHPCYQWLLKIVSPYLTEWPDVEVDVKQKFQFGGIGALFGYEIDLLVTPDPLHKPGLEFVPVFDYEQVLVVSKQHQLAQAEHVLPRHLSDQILITYPVATDRLDIYNQFLLPAGIAPRRHKTIETTDIMLQMVASGRGVAALPRWLAQEYAEKMSVVPVRLGKKGIAKQIHLGARKVDLDTDYLQAFIALARKPL; encoded by the coding sequence ATGATTGAGCGCATTCATCTAACTATCGTCCGGGAAGTAGAAAAGCAGGGATCTTTGACTGCGGCAGCAGATGTGCTTTGTGTCACGCAATCCGCTCTGAGCCACAGCATCAAAAAGCTGGAGGGTCAACTAGGCTTGGATATCTGGCTACGCGAAGGCCGTAACTTGCGTCTCACGCAGGCTGGTCAGTACCTCCTGGCGGTTGCCAATCGCGTGATACCGCAGCTTGATCTGGCTGAGTCGCGGCTCCAGCAGTTCGCGCAAGGCGAACGCGGTAATTTGCGTATCGGTATGGAGTGCCATCCTTGCTATCAATGGCTGCTGAAAATCGTCTCTCCCTATCTGACTGAATGGCCTGATGTGGAAGTTGATGTGAAGCAGAAGTTCCAGTTTGGAGGCATTGGCGCGCTGTTTGGTTATGAAATTGATCTGCTGGTGACGCCTGACCCGCTTCATAAGCCTGGGTTGGAGTTTGTGCCAGTGTTCGATTACGAGCAGGTACTGGTCGTGTCCAAACAGCATCAGTTGGCCCAGGCGGAGCATGTATTGCCCAGGCACCTCAGCGATCAGATTCTCATTACTTATCCGGTAGCGACTGACCGCCTGGATATCTATAACCAATTTTTGTTGCCTGCGGGTATTGCGCCGCGTCGCCACAAGACGATTGAGACCACAGACATCATGTTGCAGATGGTAGCCAGCGGACGCGGCGTGGCTGCGTTACCGCGCTGGCTTGCTCAGGAGTATGCTGAGAAGATGTCGGTTGTGCCTGTGCGTCTAGGAAAAAAAGGAATTGCAAAGCAAATCCACCTCGGTGCTCGCAAGGTGGATCTGGATACAGACTATCTGCAAGCTTTTATTGCGTTGGCGCGTAAACCTTTGTGA